TAATTCGCTGACGGGTGAGGCACAACCGCATATAAGCCTAATGGTGCACTTTCAAGTTTTTCTCTATTATTCTGGATATAATTCAGCAATTCAATCCGAAAATCATCCAGAGTGAAATCAGTTAATGATATGTTTTCGTCCATTTCCTCTAAATCCAGAATTTCATCCTTTAGCCTGAGTAATTGTTTATCCCGGTATTTAATATCATCTTTCAGCAGGCTTTCAATCTGATCTGATTCTAAGAGATTATCTTCAGCAGTGGCAGTGATATCAACTAAAGCCATTCTTGCTTCCACTCTGTCTTTTAGCCTGATATAGTTATTAAGGTCTTCTGTGGGCCAGAAATTCACGAGTTGCACTATTTCATTAATGCTTCCCAGACGGTCAATCCTGCCAAACCGCTGAATTATTCTAACCGGATTCCAATGAATATCATAATTAATAAGATAATCACAATCCTGTAAATTTTGACCTTCTGAAATACAGTCCGTAGCAATAAGCAGATCAATTCCGCCTTCTTGAGGCATTATTTTAATTTTATGACGTTTCTTTGCTATGGGTGAGAAATTAGTTAATATGGCATCGAAATCAGTTTGCCTGGGAAATAGTTTTGGATGGAATGTTGTGCGATTATTCTTTTTCCCTCCCGAAACAACAGCCAGATCAAGACCAAATTCGCTCTGATACCAGTCTTTTAGATTTTTATAAAGGTAATCAGCAGTATCAAAGAAGGCTGTAAATAATAGGACTTTGGAATTTTTAGGATTTATGGGATTTTCGATCTTACCTTTAATAAGTTTTTTTAATTCTCTTAGTTTTGCATCTCTACTGGGGGTAATTGCTTTTGCTTCATTATATATTGCTGAAAGGTGCTCTCGATCTTCTTTAAGGCCTTTAAGCCATTTATCCAGGTTAAGATGCTTCAATTCAAACTTCAATTTCTTTCCCACGGTAAGCATTTCCTGCATTTGCTCAAAGTCATCATCATCAACCATGTTAGAATCAATCATCATTTCAATCTCGTAAAGCTCTCCGGTTTCTTCTTTACTCTGATATTCTCCGATCTTATTGATCAGTCTGTCTATTTTATCAATGGTACGCTTCATCGTAATTTCAAAAGATTTAATTGAACTTTCCAGTCTTTTCAGAAAATTAATTCTCATCATTGCAATCAGGAATTTTTCCCGTGTAGCCTGATTGTCAAAATCATCTTTTCTAATACCTTTAACATCATATTTTTCTCTGTATTTAATATCTAAATATTTGGAAGGATGATACAGGGAAAGCTTAAACTTTGATATGCTTTTATATAATTTATCATATGATGGGAATTTACCTAAAGTATCTATATCAGGGAAGATAGCAATTGACTTAGCCCTTTCAGGAAATTTACCAAATTCGGCAATTGTATCCTTGTAGTATTGAGTAATATGCTTACGGCTACGGGCTATTGTTACAGCATCGAGTAATTTAAAAAATGAAGAATCAAGACTTTCCATCAATAGAGATGAATGTA
This sequence is a window from Candidatus Stygibacter australis. Protein-coding genes within it:
- a CDS encoding helicase-related protein, encoding MAFKDVVIDNYSNGKLFEYLKNKLMLGTKASFVSAYFTIYAYYYLRDELDKIKELRFLFGEPKFIKKIIKDNDYRPLAIEDSSLIIPIKDRLEQKKISQLCSQWIKDKVEIKSIKKSSFLHGKAYCFEKEYPDRKVFDAVIGSSNFTYSGLGFGNNPNMELNLRMSDERDIEEVLDWFNKLWNDNDLVEDVKDKVIKYIEQLYAENAPEFIYYKSLFHIFEDFLSEERQDTFLKDQTGFLDSETWNSLYAFQKDAVKGAINKINRFGGCIIADSVGLGKTFEALAIIKYFELRNCRVLVLCPKKLRGNWTVFRENYDINPYLKDRFAFDVLSHTDLTRTSGKSGNIELDKINWGNYDLVVIDESHNFRNNKKGQEKDEVRKYTRYERLIDNVIKNGVKTKVLLLSATPVNNYLKDLRNQIYLITEEIDSSFTESLGIKSIEQTMRNAQLKFQKWANDKHKDKLHSSLLMESLDSSFFKLLDAVTIARSRKHITQYYKDTIAEFGKFPERAKSIAIFPDIDTLGKFPSYDKLYKSISKFKLSLYHPSKYLDIKYREKYDVKGIRKDDFDNQATREKFLIAMMRINFLKRLESSIKSFEITMKRTIDKIDRLINKIGEYQSKEETGELYEIEMMIDSNMVDDDDFEQMQEMLTVGKKLKFELKHLNLDKWLKGLKEDREHLSAIYNEAKAITPSRDAKLRELKKLIKGKIENPINPKNSKVLLFTAFFDTADYLYKNLKDWYQSEFGLDLAVVSGGKKNNRTTFHPKLFPRQTDFDAILTNFSPIAKKRHKIKIMPQEGGIDLLIATDCISEGQNLQDCDYLINYDIHWNPVRIIQRFGRIDRLGSINEIVQLVNFWPTEDLNNYIRLKDRVEARMALVDITATAEDNLLESDQIESLLKDDIKYRDKQLLRLKDEILDLEEMDENISLTDFTLDDFRIELLNYIQNNREKLESAPLGLYAVVPHPSAN